Proteins encoded within one genomic window of Prochlorococcus marinus str. MIT 9515:
- a CDS encoding CsoS2 family carboxysome shell protein yields the protein MSKKTSREIALERRKAMSDSGKKAAAYSSTTKERVRSSQDIKISGTQSSPNNQNISKPATKHIPKTQVSRKSSSTTLSSKELVINRRKAMSTHGKSAINSSDRTRTDVKKEIPINTVKSTINKNQEVENSYNTEIKTSKPNVKRRIKQKRKPITNTSRDIVLARREAQSKHGKSASKQNTSAASLARRGDPDLSSREISQRVRELRSKTGATGKKGNGKCRPCGPNKNGAKQNIADASWKVGTSETDSGQIVTGTQANRSVKTTGNEASTCRTVTGTQYMGAEVADQFCQDRPIYKQPLRSTVTATTSGNKVTGNEVGRSERVTGDEPGTCKNLTGTEYISANQSQKYCGDIPKNPSKVKHSTTTDGLKVSGSLPGRSTLVTGDESGSGHQLTGDQYLGSEPNPQGKAFEKVGSYNTLNGNSVTGTGVGRSDHMTGNEHGSCKNITGDEYIGSQQYEKFCGSKPKPEARKVGLSLSSKSNLISGTMTGRSKIVTGDEPGSCKVLTGTPYAGLDQINENCSTEISEDMKSRATINSGNNSNARLTGQQPGIGGVMTGAKKGACKNLTGTPYVGGDQFSKTCDNPSHDTAYANPEKSAGNSWNEFSVKSPSRDKYSEKNTQGVTGNEYENGSKITGPFDMAVDKVTGTEKFRFEPNKNITYKQKMEIEETDRAANTPEKRVTSRITGEGQSVGNVTGDDWDRGDKVTGTEGASSRKRNPSRAGFTSAMPPLEVKRNEEVEKPDFLITGSSGNTREGQLVTFSGGARG from the coding sequence ATGTCAAAAAAAACCAGTAGAGAGATTGCACTTGAAAGAAGAAAGGCGATGAGCGATAGCGGTAAAAAAGCTGCTGCCTACTCTTCAACTACTAAAGAAAGAGTTCGATCTTCTCAAGATATAAAGATTTCTGGGACTCAGTCTTCTCCTAATAATCAAAATATTTCTAAGCCAGCAACAAAACATATTCCAAAAACTCAGGTAAGTAGAAAGTCTTCTTCAACAACTTTATCTAGTAAAGAGTTAGTAATAAATAGAAGAAAGGCAATGTCTACGCATGGGAAATCTGCTATAAATTCATCTGATAGAACTCGCACTGATGTTAAAAAAGAAATTCCTATAAATACAGTTAAATCAACCATAAACAAAAATCAAGAAGTTGAAAATTCCTATAATACAGAAATCAAAACTTCAAAACCAAACGTTAAAAGAAGAATAAAACAGAAGAGAAAGCCTATAACTAATACAAGTAGAGATATTGTTTTAGCGAGAAGAGAAGCTCAATCTAAGCATGGTAAATCAGCATCTAAACAAAATACTAGTGCCGCTTCTTTAGCTAGAAGGGGAGACCCAGATTTAAGTAGTAGAGAAATTTCTCAGAGAGTAAGAGAGCTAAGAAGTAAAACTGGTGCCACAGGTAAAAAAGGTAATGGTAAATGTAGACCATGTGGTCCAAATAAAAATGGAGCCAAACAAAATATTGCTGATGCTAGCTGGAAAGTTGGAACAAGTGAAACTGATTCAGGTCAAATAGTTACTGGAACACAAGCTAATAGATCTGTAAAAACTACAGGTAATGAAGCTAGTACATGCAGAACAGTTACTGGGACACAATACATGGGAGCAGAAGTAGCTGATCAATTTTGTCAAGATAGACCAATTTATAAACAACCACTTAGATCTACTGTTACCGCTACCACATCAGGTAATAAAGTAACTGGGAACGAAGTTGGTAGATCCGAGAGGGTAACAGGAGATGAGCCAGGCACTTGTAAAAACCTTACAGGTACTGAATACATATCTGCTAATCAATCACAGAAGTATTGTGGTGATATTCCAAAAAATCCTTCAAAGGTTAAACATAGTACTACAACCGACGGTCTAAAAGTATCTGGATCTCTTCCTGGTAGATCAACGTTGGTTACTGGAGATGAATCAGGTTCTGGACATCAGTTAACAGGAGATCAATATCTTGGCTCTGAGCCAAATCCACAAGGTAAAGCATTTGAAAAAGTAGGGAGTTATAACACTCTTAATGGGAATTCTGTAACTGGTACAGGGGTAGGCAGATCAGATCATATGACAGGTAATGAACATGGAAGCTGTAAAAATATAACTGGTGATGAGTATATAGGATCTCAACAATATGAGAAGTTTTGTGGTTCAAAACCAAAACCTGAAGCTAGAAAAGTAGGTTTAAGCCTTTCATCAAAGTCTAATTTGATAAGTGGGACTATGACAGGAAGATCAAAAATCGTAACTGGAGATGAACCCGGTTCATGCAAAGTGTTAACTGGAACACCATACGCAGGCTTAGATCAGATTAATGAAAATTGTAGTACTGAGATTTCTGAAGATATGAAATCTAGAGCCACAATCAATTCTGGAAATAATTCAAATGCAAGACTTACAGGACAGCAACCAGGGATTGGTGGAGTAATGACAGGTGCTAAGAAAGGTGCTTGTAAGAATCTCACAGGGACACCTTATGTTGGTGGAGATCAGTTCTCAAAAACTTGTGATAATCCCTCGCATGATACTGCCTATGCGAATCCGGAAAAGTCAGCAGGTAATTCTTGGAACGAATTCTCTGTTAAATCACCATCAAGGGACAAATATTCTGAAAAAAATACTCAAGGTGTTACCGGTAATGAATATGAAAATGGTTCAAAGATAACAGGCCCTTTTGATATGGCTGTAGACAAAGTCACTGGAACTGAAAAATTTAGATTCGAACCAAATAAAAATATTACCTATAAACAAAAAATGGAAATTGAAGAGACAGATCGTGCTGCAAATACACCTGAAAAAAGAGTTACATCTAGGATTACTGGTGAAGGACAATCAGTGGGGAACGTAACTGGTGATGATTGGGATCGTGGTGATAAGGTTACAGGTACAGAGGGAGCTTCTTCAAGGAAGAGAAATCCATCAAGAGCAGGATTTACTAGCGCAATGCCTCCTTTAGAGGTTAAGAGGAACGAGGAAGTAGAAAAACCAGATTTCTTGATAACTGGATCTAGTGGTAATACTCGTGAAGGACAACTTGTTACCTTTTCAGGTGGTGCAAGAGGTTAA
- a CDS encoding carboxysome shell carbonic anhydrase has protein sequence MPLRGLAKAKNFTLGPTAPMKTFTENIHIQTKESNNLLNPVNLHKLTNNIQNENLFKYESKIKSDFDEIVPTLKEIARIQHHEDFINKAQTISRKNLGIDLPLHILDKSWVKPLDMRALYAWCAFKQHEKLSDNFFNNDPLEGAAGSRGAEDFEKFLLDCGIHLLDITPCSDGRLAHSVAYVMRIPFSSVRRRSHAGALFDIENTVNRWVKTEHKRYRENIPNEAHKDTRYLKVVTYHFSSVDPLHQGCAAHGSNDELAAGEGRNKLYAFKEAVENSFCCGASVDLMLIGLDTDTDSLKIHLSNSDGSIDLEKTISTLDIYNSTINFSGDDAEREICQTISNHSSKDKLQGLEKFMYKLIVNNISQIDYVKKFHKGSYEDIGHAERFIGVGIGFKEVHLRNLTYFAHLDTVEEGAPDLDVGVKIFTGLNVSQDLPIPVVIRFDYSGKVPGAKDRAAKDCNRVNNAISIRYKSLVDKGLLHTCLTIRDRDNIHSAQIIGMSLDKKTEEAH, from the coding sequence ATGCCTTTAAGAGGACTGGCTAAAGCCAAGAACTTCACATTGGGGCCAACAGCTCCAATGAAAACTTTTACGGAAAATATCCATATACAAACTAAAGAATCAAATAATTTACTAAATCCCGTAAATCTACACAAATTAACTAATAATATTCAAAATGAAAATCTATTTAAGTATGAGAGCAAAATAAAAAGTGATTTTGACGAAATTGTTCCAACTCTTAAGGAAATTGCACGAATACAACATCATGAAGATTTTATAAATAAGGCTCAGACAATATCTAGAAAAAATTTGGGAATAGATTTACCCCTTCATATATTAGATAAATCTTGGGTAAAACCTCTTGATATGAGAGCTTTATATGCATGGTGCGCTTTCAAACAGCATGAGAAACTTAGTGATAATTTTTTTAATAATGATCCACTTGAAGGTGCTGCTGGAAGTAGAGGTGCAGAAGACTTTGAAAAATTTCTTTTAGATTGTGGAATACATTTACTTGATATAACTCCTTGTTCAGATGGGCGATTAGCTCATTCAGTAGCATATGTAATGAGAATACCTTTTAGTTCAGTAAGAAGAAGATCTCATGCTGGAGCACTTTTTGATATTGAAAATACAGTAAATAGATGGGTTAAAACAGAACACAAAAGATATAGAGAGAATATTCCTAATGAAGCACATAAAGATACCAGATACTTAAAAGTTGTAACTTATCATTTTAGTTCAGTAGATCCTTTGCATCAGGGATGCGCAGCTCATGGGAGTAATGACGAGTTAGCTGCAGGAGAAGGTAGAAATAAACTATATGCTTTCAAAGAGGCTGTAGAGAATAGCTTTTGCTGCGGTGCATCTGTGGATTTAATGTTGATTGGACTTGATACAGACACTGATTCATTAAAAATACATTTGTCAAATAGCGATGGCAGTATAGATCTAGAAAAAACTATTTCTACATTAGATATTTATAATTCAACAATAAATTTTTCAGGGGATGATGCAGAAAGAGAGATTTGTCAAACAATTTCTAATCATTCTTCAAAAGATAAACTCCAGGGGCTGGAAAAATTTATGTATAAATTAATTGTTAATAATATTTCTCAGATTGATTACGTTAAAAAATTTCATAAAGGTTCATATGAAGATATTGGTCATGCTGAGAGGTTTATTGGTGTTGGAATTGGTTTCAAAGAGGTACATTTAAGAAATTTAACCTATTTTGCTCATCTTGATACTGTTGAAGAAGGAGCTCCAGATTTGGATGTAGGGGTAAAGATTTTTACAGGATTAAATGTTTCTCAAGATCTGCCTATTCCAGTAGTAATAAGATTTGATTATTCCGGTAAAGTTCCCGGAGCAAAAGATAGAGCGGCAAAAGATTGTAATAGAGTCAATAATGCGATATCAATTAGATATAAAAGTTTAGTTGATAAGGGGTTGTTACACACCTGTCTTACCATAAGAGATAGGGACAACATTCATTCCGCTCAAATTATTGGAATGTCTTTAGATAAAAAAACAGAGGAGGCTCACTAG
- a CDS encoding carboxysome peptide A produces MLICKVVKPLVSTNRIPGFEHKHLQVVLDGSSNKVAVDAVGCKPGDWVICVGSSAAREAAGSKSYPSDLTIVGIIDHWDPNSPKQIEV; encoded by the coding sequence ATGTTAATTTGCAAGGTTGTAAAACCACTTGTATCAACCAATAGAATTCCTGGTTTCGAACATAAACATTTACAAGTAGTTTTAGATGGATCCTCAAACAAAGTTGCAGTGGATGCCGTTGGTTGTAAACCAGGAGATTGGGTAATTTGTGTGGGTAGTTCTGCCGCGAGAGAGGCCGCCGGTAGCAAATCATATCCAAGTGATTTAACTATTGTTGGAATTATTGATCATTGGGACCCTAATAGTCCAAAACAAATAGAGGTATAG
- a CDS encoding carboxysome peptide B has translation MEIMKVCGRMVCTQRVPGLGHMNLRILENNKGKKVVAVDPVGAREGNWVFTSSGSAARFACPNPEVQTDLTIGGIIDFWEPN, from the coding sequence TTGGAAATAATGAAAGTATGTGGAAGAATGGTATGCACTCAAAGAGTTCCAGGATTGGGACACATGAATTTAAGAATTTTAGAAAATAATAAAGGTAAAAAGGTTGTTGCGGTTGATCCTGTTGGAGCTAGAGAGGGGAATTGGGTTTTTACTTCTAGTGGTTCAGCAGCAAGGTTTGCTTGTCCTAATCCAGAAGTTCAAACTGATTTAACTATTGGTGGAATTATTGACTTCTGGGAACCTAATTAG
- a CDS encoding 4a-hydroxytetrahydrobiopterin dehydratase, giving the protein MWNHRDSPSRIEKRFEFEEYQKISIFLKKIDELCKEKNIYPNISFGKNFVSVSIFLDSTEILSNEKEFSTRLDNYFLEK; this is encoded by the coding sequence ATGTGGAACCATAGGGATTCTCCTTCAAGAATTGAAAAAAGATTTGAATTTGAAGAGTATCAAAAAATTAGTATATTTTTAAAAAAAATAGATGAATTATGTAAAGAAAAAAATATCTATCCAAATATTAGTTTTGGTAAGAATTTTGTAAGTGTATCAATATTTTTAGATTCTACGGAAATACTAAGTAATGAAAAAGAATTTTCTACAAGATTAGATAATTACTTTTTAGAAAAATAA
- a CDS encoding DUF3136 domain-containing protein gives MTAAKLNIDELEAGYPLFCKALRLLILKGNSIKEIERTVCWGHLETLNRCLPGRYKAPTYLMALIKRDINKPNNY, from the coding sequence ATGACAGCAGCAAAGCTAAATATAGACGAACTAGAAGCAGGTTATCCTTTATTTTGTAAAGCTCTAAGGTTATTAATTTTAAAAGGGAACTCAATAAAAGAGATTGAGAGGACTGTATGTTGGGGGCATCTTGAAACATTAAATAGATGCCTACCTGGCAGATATAAAGCTCCTACCTATTTAATGGCTCTTATCAAAAGAGATATAAATAAACCTAATAATTATTAA
- a CDS encoding Rid family detoxifying hydrolase gives MSSSKVIKTSNAPDPVGPYNQAIKAGNFIYCSGQIAIDPVSNEINCLGNIEKETTQVLKNLLAVLNSGGATAEDVIKTTIYLTDLKNFKTVNEIYSDFFKVKNPPARACVEVSSLPKGVLIEIDCVAYLD, from the coding sequence ATGTCCTCATCAAAAGTAATTAAGACTTCTAATGCCCCAGACCCAGTTGGTCCTTATAACCAAGCTATAAAAGCAGGAAATTTTATTTATTGTTCTGGTCAAATTGCTATTGATCCAGTTTCAAATGAAATAAATTGCCTTGGGAATATCGAAAAGGAGACTACTCAAGTTTTAAAAAATCTTCTAGCTGTTCTTAATTCCGGAGGAGCCACAGCGGAAGATGTTATTAAAACAACTATATATCTAACTGATTTAAAAAATTTTAAAACTGTCAATGAAATATATAGTGACTTCTTTAAGGTAAAGAACCCCCCAGCAAGAGCTTGTGTTGAAGTTTCTTCTTTACCTAAAGGCGTTTTAATTGAAATAGATTGTGTCGCATACTTAGATTAA
- the gloB gene encoding hydroxyacylglutathione hydrolase: MEFNKEQTIIGIRVLSDNVIWLWRKNNSAVVIDPALSQPVIEYLKTHNLYLKAILQTHHHHDHIGGTRELIKEWPKVKVIASAKEKDRIPFQNLSVKDGDKLKLLDEEVHVIEVIGHTRSHLAFYIHNKVPILFIGDTLFSAGCGRIFEGTYKQMYNSLKKIKSLPKNTTIYCAHEYTKSNLLWALDLEPENENIKNKLIEVEKKIALKELTIPFLLEEELIINLFLRADNLKRFSYLRANKDTWV, from the coding sequence ATGGAATTTAATAAAGAGCAAACAATAATTGGAATTAGAGTTCTCAGTGATAATGTCATATGGTTATGGAGAAAGAATAATTCAGCAGTAGTAATTGATCCTGCCCTTTCTCAACCTGTAATAGAATACCTAAAAACCCATAATCTTTATTTAAAAGCTATTTTACAAACACATCATCACCACGATCATATTGGAGGGACAAGAGAACTTATAAAAGAATGGCCTAAGGTTAAAGTTATAGCTTCAGCAAAAGAAAAAGATCGAATACCATTTCAAAATTTATCTGTCAAAGATGGAGACAAGTTAAAATTATTAGACGAGGAAGTTCACGTGATAGAAGTAATAGGGCATACAAGATCACACCTGGCTTTCTACATTCATAATAAAGTTCCAATTCTTTTTATTGGTGATACGTTATTTTCAGCTGGATGTGGAAGAATATTTGAAGGAACTTACAAACAAATGTATAACTCACTTAAAAAAATAAAGTCATTACCTAAAAACACCACTATTTACTGTGCTCATGAGTATACAAAGTCAAATCTTTTATGGGCCTTAGATCTTGAACCTGAAAACGAAAATATAAAAAATAAACTAATTGAAGTTGAAAAGAAAATTGCGTTAAAAGAACTTACAATTCCATTTCTACTCGAAGAAGAGTTGATAATTAATCTGTTTTTAAGAGCAGATAATTTAAAAAGATTTTCTTACTTAAGAGCAAATAAAGATACATGGGTTTAA
- the hisG gene encoding ATP phosphoribosyltransferase, with product MITIALPKGALLEDSISIFKKAGLNFSDALLENNRSLTIESECKRAKALLVRNGDVPVYVSYGQADLGIVGYDVLQESELKVAKLLDLEFGGCHMSLAVKNTSNYSKPTDLPANCKVASKFTKTARAYFDDLNIPVEIVHLTGSVELGPITGMAEAIVDLVATGKTLKENGLSKIDDLFYSTARLIANPLSIRLDSNPLRDVILSIESFKGT from the coding sequence ATGATTACTATAGCTTTACCCAAAGGAGCTCTGTTAGAGGATTCAATTTCAATTTTTAAAAAAGCAGGATTGAACTTCTCTGATGCATTATTAGAGAATAATAGATCATTAACTATTGAATCAGAATGTAAACGAGCAAAGGCCTTATTGGTAAGAAATGGAGACGTTCCCGTTTATGTAAGTTACGGACAAGCTGATTTAGGAATCGTAGGATATGACGTATTACAGGAGTCAGAATTAAAAGTAGCTAAGTTACTTGATTTAGAGTTTGGTGGATGTCATATGTCTCTTGCAGTAAAAAATACTAGTAATTATTCAAAACCGACCGATCTTCCCGCTAATTGTAAAGTGGCAAGTAAATTTACAAAAACGGCAAGGGCCTATTTTGATGACTTAAATATACCCGTTGAGATTGTCCATTTAACTGGGTCAGTCGAGCTTGGTCCTATTACGGGGATGGCTGAAGCTATTGTTGATTTGGTCGCAACAGGCAAGACTCTTAAAGAAAACGGTTTAAGTAAAATTGATGATCTTTTTTATTCAACTGCAAGGTTAATTGCCAATCCTCTCTCTATTAGATTAGATAGCAATCCTCTCCGAGATGTGATTTTATCAATAGAATCTTTTAAAGGTACATAG
- a CDS encoding ABC transporter ATP-binding protein produces the protein MFLNDFNRIKKLGRYLTKDKKTIYLILIVLLPVSFAGAIQPLLVGQAITILKNESTDVWLGKTFFGQSINLIIITLFITVLFRLVLQGYQSYNIQSVGQRLTARIRRELFEHSISLSLKYHDKMPVGKLLTRLTNDVDALAEVFGSGAVGVIADFVSLIVISLTMLSIDKGLAMLLLLTQIPVSYFIIWLQKRYRKANYQVREELSQLNSDFQENLQGLEVVQMFRRGFFNSRKFSNTGIAYQKAVNGTIFYDSSISAFIEWISLAAVSLVLAVGGYLVTSGNIGLGTLTTFILYSQRLFEPLRQLAERFTQIQGGLTAVERINELLDEEIEIKDTFSSKQISKGILNKNYKFKGKIEFRNVNFFYKEGEHVIKDLSFLVNPGEHVAFVGPTGSGKSTIIRLLCRLYEPQDGEILIDDVNIKDIPIARLRNMLGVVLQDTFIFSGDVADNIKLNNEINNQDLENICKELGLDTLLKKLPNGLNTYLRERGGNLSSGERQLLSVARVAIRNPIILIMDEATAFMDPSTEATLQKDLERILNKRTALVIAHRLATIEKSDKILVLKGGALVEEGNHRELRLKKGLYFQLSELQEKGFASF, from the coding sequence ATGTTTTTGAATGATTTTAATAGAATCAAAAAATTAGGTAGATATTTAACTAAAGATAAGAAAACAATTTATCTTATTTTAATAGTCTTATTACCTGTTTCTTTTGCAGGAGCAATTCAACCATTATTGGTTGGTCAAGCGATAACAATATTAAAAAATGAGAGTACAGATGTTTGGTTAGGCAAAACCTTCTTTGGTCAATCTATAAATTTAATTATTATTACCTTGTTCATAACGGTTCTATTTAGATTGGTTTTGCAGGGCTATCAATCCTATAATATTCAATCCGTTGGACAGAGATTGACAGCGAGGATTAGAAGAGAGCTTTTCGAACATTCTATTTCTCTTTCTCTGAAGTATCACGATAAAATGCCTGTTGGTAAATTGCTAACAAGACTTACCAATGATGTAGATGCTTTGGCAGAAGTTTTTGGCAGCGGGGCGGTTGGAGTTATTGCTGATTTTGTAAGTCTTATAGTTATTTCATTAACAATGCTTTCGATAGATAAAGGGCTCGCAATGTTGCTTCTTTTAACTCAAATTCCGGTTTCCTATTTTATTATTTGGCTTCAAAAACGCTACAGAAAAGCAAATTATCAAGTGAGAGAGGAGTTATCTCAACTTAACTCTGACTTTCAAGAGAACCTTCAAGGATTAGAAGTCGTTCAAATGTTTAGGAGAGGATTTTTTAATAGCAGGAAATTTTCTAATACAGGTATTGCATATCAAAAAGCAGTAAACGGGACCATTTTTTATGATAGTAGTATATCTGCTTTTATAGAATGGATATCTCTTGCTGCAGTATCTTTGGTTTTAGCTGTAGGAGGGTATCTAGTAACTTCGGGTAATATTGGATTAGGAACATTAACAACTTTTATTCTTTACTCCCAAAGACTCTTCGAACCCTTAAGACAATTAGCAGAAAGATTTACTCAGATACAAGGAGGACTTACTGCTGTAGAGAGAATAAATGAATTATTAGATGAAGAAATTGAGATTAAAGACACATTTTCTTCTAAACAAATCTCAAAGGGTATTTTAAATAAGAATTATAAATTTAAAGGGAAGATTGAATTTCGTAATGTAAATTTCTTCTACAAAGAAGGTGAACATGTAATAAAAGATTTATCTTTTTTAGTTAATCCTGGAGAACATGTTGCTTTTGTTGGTCCAACTGGTTCTGGAAAATCAACCATCATAAGATTACTTTGCAGACTCTATGAGCCTCAAGATGGCGAGATTTTAATTGATGATGTAAACATTAAAGATATACCAATAGCAAGACTTAGAAATATGCTTGGGGTTGTGCTCCAAGATACTTTTATTTTTAGTGGTGATGTTGCCGATAACATAAAATTAAATAACGAAATAAATAATCAAGACTTAGAAAATATTTGTAAAGAGTTGGGTTTAGATACTTTATTAAAAAAGTTGCCTAATGGATTGAATACTTATCTTAGGGAGAGAGGGGGTAATCTTTCATCTGGAGAAAGACAACTTCTTTCAGTAGCAAGAGTAGCTATAAGAAATCCAATCATTTTGATAATGGATGAAGCTACGGCCTTTATGGATCCTTCCACAGAAGCAACTTTGCAAAAAGATCTTGAAAGGATTTTGAATAAAAGAACGGCATTAGTTATTGCGCATAGATTAGCTACTATTGAAAAATCTGATAAGATATTAGTCTTGAAAGGCGGAGCTTTAGTTGAAGAAGGAAATCACAGAGAGCTTAGACTCAAAAAAGGCTTATATTTCCAGCTCTCTGAACTTCAAGAAAAAGGATTCGCTAGCTTTTAA
- a CDS encoding GNAT family N-acetyltransferase: protein MIFRNKGSSIKKTNNLSQEELLKYYGLNSFEFTHKLKDEIFVCSKNKEFDLIELDQLLQTVGWSRRPIRRVKRALEFSILVVGLWRHDEKFPRLVGFARCTGDGVIEATIWDVAVNPVYQGLGLGKELMKYILKELKKTGISKVTLFADAEVVSFYKRQGWILEPKGSKCAFWYAN from the coding sequence ATGATTTTTAGGAACAAGGGATCATCAATTAAGAAAACAAATAATCTTTCACAAGAAGAGCTCCTTAAGTATTATGGTTTGAATTCTTTTGAATTCACCCATAAATTAAAAGATGAGATTTTTGTTTGTAGTAAAAATAAGGAGTTTGATCTTATTGAGTTAGACCAACTTTTACAGACTGTAGGATGGAGTAGGCGGCCAATAAGGAGAGTAAAAAGAGCTTTGGAATTTAGTATTTTAGTAGTAGGTTTATGGCGTCATGATGAGAAATTTCCTAGGCTTGTAGGTTTCGCTAGATGTACAGGGGATGGAGTTATTGAAGCAACCATATGGGATGTTGCTGTTAATCCTGTTTATCAAGGACTAGGATTAGGTAAAGAATTGATGAAATATATATTAAAAGAACTAAAAAAAACTGGGATATCAAAGGTTACTCTATTCGCTGATGCAGAGGTAGTCTCTTTCTACAAAAGACAGGGTTGGATCCTAGAACCAAAAGGTTCAAAATGTGCTTTTTGGTATGCAAATTAA
- a CDS encoding TIGR04283 family arsenosugar biosynthesis glycosyltransferase, protein MPKISIIIPTYNESQHLSLLLSDLSIFNEGIEIIIVDCNSEDKTRDIAKFYRTNIFKSKEKNRGLQLNLGAKKAKGEWFIFIHADSRLSKGWLKKVKSVIRNKENFIYFFKFKINNEKLIYRFLEIVVNLRSFFLKDPYGDQGLIIHRRTYFKNNGYRKIPLMEDLDFIKRLKNNEHLKMLTIPIYTSSRKWEKTNIISQAFKNWNFRKRWLRGESIKSLYNDYYKKLN, encoded by the coding sequence TTGCCTAAAATCTCAATAATTATTCCTACGTATAATGAATCTCAACATTTATCATTACTTCTTTCAGATTTATCAATATTCAATGAGGGAATAGAAATTATAATTGTTGATTGTAATAGTGAAGATAAAACTAGAGACATAGCTAAATTTTATAGAACAAACATATTTAAATCAAAAGAAAAGAATAGAGGTTTGCAATTAAATCTAGGAGCCAAAAAAGCTAAAGGAGAATGGTTTATTTTCATACATGCAGATTCTAGGCTTAGTAAAGGTTGGTTAAAAAAAGTGAAATCAGTTATTAGAAACAAAGAAAACTTTATTTATTTTTTTAAATTCAAGATTAATAATGAAAAGCTCATTTATAGATTTCTTGAAATAGTTGTAAACCTTAGAAGTTTCTTTTTAAAAGATCCCTATGGAGATCAAGGACTTATAATTCACAGGCGGACATATTTCAAAAATAATGGTTATAGAAAAATTCCTTTGATGGAAGATCTAGATTTCATAAAAAGATTAAAGAATAACGAACATCTAAAAATGTTAACAATTCCAATTTATACAAGTAGCAGGAAGTGGGAAAAAACTAATATTATTTCTCAAGCATTCAAAAATTGGAATTTCAGAAAAAGGTGGTTAAGAGGGGAATCTATAAAATCTTTATATAATGACTACTATAAAAAATTAAATTAA
- a CDS encoding TIGR04282 family arsenosugar biosynthesis glycosyltransferase yields MAKWHAYGRCKTRLSKDIGKFCSANVQRKMTEHTVSVAKAIENKGLIDISLAISGLGFKKSKRWSNELGVRNFNLQGKGCLGEKMRRQILINKKFNLTKTRNIIFIGTDLPDFCHLDLLNALTKLKKNDLILGPSNDGGYWLIAFSERLLSTDLYLPFINIKWSSEDVLKQTIDNFNQVAITHDFLHRKIDIDTIIDIKKRE; encoded by the coding sequence ATGGCTAAGTGGCATGCTTATGGTCGTTGTAAAACTAGATTATCAAAAGATATAGGTAAATTTTGTTCTGCAAATGTGCAAAGAAAAATGACAGAACATACAGTTTCTGTTGCTAAAGCTATAGAAAACAAAGGTTTAATAGATATTTCCTTAGCCATCTCTGGTCTTGGATTCAAAAAGAGTAAAAGATGGTCTAATGAGTTAGGAGTTAGAAACTTTAATTTACAAGGGAAAGGATGCTTAGGAGAAAAGATGAGAAGACAAATTCTTATAAATAAAAAATTCAACCTAACAAAAACACGAAATATTATTTTTATAGGGACTGATCTTCCAGATTTTTGTCATTTGGATTTATTAAATGCCCTTACAAAACTAAAAAAAAATGATCTTATTTTAGGCCCATCAAATGACGGGGGATATTGGCTAATTGCTTTTTCAGAAAGATTATTATCAACTGATTTATATTTACCTTTTATAAACATTAAATGGAGTAGCGAAGATGTCCTTAAACAAACCATAGATAACTTCAATCAAGTTGCCATAACACACGACTTTCTTCATAGAAAAATTGATATTGATACAATAATTGATATAAAAAAAAGGGAATAA